The following DNA comes from Methylophilus sp. 5.
ATCTAATTTCGGGTATTCGTGCGGCTTTGTTTATTGTTAGGGGATTGTTATAGCTCAAGATAAAGATACACGCATCAATGGCGACATTACAGCGCCACAAGTGCGTTTAGTGGGTGTTGATGGCGAACCGTTAGGTGTGATGACTCTTAGAGAGGCCTTTGCCAAAGCGGAAGAAGCTGATATTGATATTGTTGAAATTGCACCAAATGCTGCACCTCCTGTGTGCCGTTTGATGGATTATGGCAAATTCAAATACGCTGAGAGCAAGCGTATGCACGAGCAAAAACTGAAACAAAAACAGGTGCAAATTAAAGAGGTCAAATTTAGACCTGGCACTGATGACGGCGATTACAATATTAAATTACGCAATATCATCCGCTTTTTGGGTGATGGCGATAAAGCAAAAATTACTTTGCGTTTTCGTGGTCGCGAAATTACGCACCAGGAATTCGGCTTGGCCTTGCTCAAGCGTTTAGAAGCTGACCTGACAGAGCACGCATTGGTGGAGCAATATCCTAAAATGGAAGGCCGTCAAATGGTCATGGTGCTGGCCCCGGCTAAAAAAGCTGTGCCAGTGGCCAAAAAGGCTGATAAGTCTGCGCCAGAAGCAGAATAAATTAAGTATTAAAAAGTTTTTTGGAGTAATACGGCTAAATTGGCTGCCTAGTTACTCTTTACTCAACCTCTAAGGAGAAAAAAATGCCAAAGATGAAAACAAAGAGCAGCGCCAAAAAGCGCTTTAAGTTCTTGGGTAACGGTAAAGTGAAGCGTACGCACTCTCACTTGCGCCACATCCTGACTAAAAAAACCACCAAGCAAAAGCGTAAGCTGCGCGGTACTTCTATTATTTCTGCGACAGACGTGAAACGCGTCCGCGCAATGATGCCAACACAATAAGGAGACCGACATGCCTAGAGTAAAACGTGGTGTCGTCGCACGCGCAAGACATAAAAAAGTTTTAAATGCTGCTAAAGGTTACCGTGGTCGTCGTAAGAACGTTTACCGCGTTGCCAAACAGGCGGTGATGAAAGCCGGTCAATACGCA
Coding sequences within:
- the rpmI gene encoding 50S ribosomal protein L35, with translation MPKMKTKSSAKKRFKFLGNGKVKRTHSHLRHILTKKTTKQKRKLRGTSIISATDVKRVRAMMPTQ
- the infC gene encoding translation initiation factor IF-3, giving the protein MAQDKDTRINGDITAPQVRLVGVDGEPLGVMTLREAFAKAEEADIDIVEIAPNAAPPVCRLMDYGKFKYAESKRMHEQKLKQKQVQIKEVKFRPGTDDGDYNIKLRNIIRFLGDGDKAKITLRFRGREITHQEFGLALLKRLEADLTEHALVEQYPKMEGRQMVMVLAPAKKAVPVAKKADKSAPEAE